Proteins from a genomic interval of Candidatus Rokuibacteriota bacterium:
- a CDS encoding divergent polysaccharide deacetylase family protein: MPARVWTALAGLIAVLLVAVVGLDQWQSRRGAASLFGLPWWSSPAPATPSRAPAAPRPRDPLPAPPAPPVPVSAPRVAVIVDDLGARRDVFDPLRDIRRPLTVAILPGLPLSGWTAREAAQAGMEVILDLPMEPYRFPEVDPGPGALLMAMGPQELQAQVGAHLASVPGAVGVTNHMGSRMTEDRTRMRTVLEVLAGRRLFLVDGLASNLSVAYDEAKALGLRAGRRQIVVDHAAGEAGDRVRWDEVAWWAEHRGEVIIIAHGHPLTARLLREYVPRWEARGIRLVPVSQLAK, from the coding sequence ATGCCGGCGCGAGTCTGGACGGCTCTCGCCGGTCTCATCGCGGTCCTGCTGGTCGCGGTGGTGGGGCTCGACCAGTGGCAGTCCCGGCGCGGCGCGGCGAGCCTGTTCGGCCTGCCGTGGTGGTCGTCGCCGGCTCCCGCAACGCCCTCCCGGGCTCCGGCAGCCCCAAGGCCGCGGGACCCGCTGCCGGCGCCCCCGGCGCCGCCGGTCCCGGTCAGCGCGCCACGCGTGGCCGTCATCGTCGATGATCTGGGCGCACGGCGGGACGTCTTCGATCCGCTCCGCGACATACGGCGGCCGCTGACCGTGGCCATCCTGCCGGGCCTGCCGCTGTCGGGGTGGACGGCGCGCGAAGCCGCGCAGGCGGGGATGGAGGTCATCCTCGACCTTCCCATGGAGCCGTACCGCTTCCCCGAAGTGGATCCGGGCCCGGGCGCGCTGCTGATGGCGATGGGCCCGCAGGAGCTGCAGGCGCAGGTCGGCGCGCATCTGGCGAGCGTGCCGGGCGCCGTGGGCGTGACCAACCACATGGGCTCGCGGATGACCGAGGATAGGACACGCATGCGCACGGTGCTGGAGGTGCTGGCGGGGCGGCGCCTCTTCCTGGTGGACGGGCTCGCCAGCAACCTCTCCGTTGCCTACGACGAGGCCAAGGCGCTGGGGCTGCGCGCCGGGCGGCGGCAGATCGTGGTCGACCACGCGGCCGGAGAGGCCGGCGACCGCGTGAGGTGGGACGAGGTCGCCTGGTGGGCGGAGCACCGCGGCGAGGTGATCATCATCGCGCACGGGCATCCGCTGACGGCGCGGCTCCTGCGCGAGTACGTCCCGCGCTGGGAGGCCCGCGGCATCCGTCTCGTCCCCGTCTCCCAGCTGGCCAAGTAG
- a CDS encoding S41 family peptidase, translating into MGSLRHVKKAVMIAAVLLLLTLSLGGGVASKSNEQAATYENLRLFTEVLSIIQSQYVDELPPKEIIYSAIKGTLRGLDAHSSFLDSEMYREMQVETSGSFGGLGIEITLRDDVLTVVTPIEGTPAYRAGVQPGDRIVKIEGISTKDMQLTDAVKRMRGKPGSKIVISLIREGWTEPKDFTITREQIRVQSVKSAELEPGIEYIRLRQFQEQTGTDIETALEKYSKGKKIQGLVLDLRNNPGGLLTSSVEVSEKFLEPGKLIVYTEGRVRNQNMRFQASGKRVYSDFPIVILVNQGSASASEIVAGALQDWGRAVVLGTQSFGKGSVQTIIPLSDGSGLRLTTAKYYTPKGRSIHGKGITPDIIVEAPKPAAGQTPEVQPQQPPLDEQARLMDQLKRDPQLQRALDLLKGMKILDKTTRPAGAPAQTSAR; encoded by the coding sequence ATGGGCTCGCTTCGGCACGTGAAGAAGGCGGTAATGATCGCGGCGGTCCTGCTCCTGCTCACCCTGTCGCTGGGCGGCGGGGTGGCCAGCAAGAGCAACGAGCAGGCGGCGACCTACGAGAACCTGCGCCTCTTCACGGAGGTGCTGTCGATCATCCAGAGCCAGTACGTCGACGAGCTGCCGCCCAAGGAGATCATCTACAGCGCCATCAAGGGCACGCTCCGGGGCCTCGACGCGCACTCCTCCTTCCTCGACTCCGAGATGTACCGCGAGATGCAGGTGGAGACCTCGGGCAGCTTCGGGGGCCTGGGGATCGAGATCACGCTGCGTGACGACGTCCTCACCGTCGTCACCCCCATCGAGGGCACGCCCGCCTACCGCGCCGGCGTCCAGCCCGGCGACCGCATCGTGAAGATCGAAGGCATCTCGACCAAGGACATGCAGCTGACCGACGCCGTCAAGCGCATGCGCGGCAAGCCGGGCAGCAAGATCGTCATCAGCCTGATCCGCGAGGGGTGGACGGAGCCGAAGGATTTCACGATCACCCGCGAGCAGATCCGGGTCCAGTCCGTCAAGAGCGCCGAACTCGAGCCCGGCATCGAGTACATCAGGCTGCGCCAGTTCCAGGAGCAGACGGGCACTGACATCGAGACGGCGCTCGAGAAGTACTCCAAGGGCAAGAAGATCCAGGGGCTGGTGCTCGACCTGCGCAACAACCCGGGCGGGCTCCTGACGTCGTCCGTCGAGGTGAGCGAGAAGTTCCTCGAGCCCGGCAAGCTGATCGTCTACACCGAGGGGCGCGTGCGGAACCAGAACATGCGCTTCCAGGCGAGCGGCAAGCGCGTCTACTCGGACTTCCCCATCGTCATCCTCGTCAACCAGGGCAGCGCCTCGGCCTCCGAGATCGTGGCGGGGGCGCTCCAGGACTGGGGGCGCGCGGTGGTGCTGGGGACGCAGAGCTTCGGCAAGGGCTCCGTGCAGACGATCATCCCGCTTTCCGACGGCTCGGGGCTCAGGCTCACGACCGCGAAGTACTACACGCCCAAGGGCCGCTCCATCCACGGCAAGGGCATCACGCCGGACATCATCGTCGAGGCGCCCAAGCCCGCCGCGGGCCAGACGCCCGAGGTGCAGCCGCAGCAGCCGCCGCTCGACGAGCAGGCGCGTCTCATGGACCAGCTCAAGCGCGACCCGCAGCTGCAGCGCGCGCTCGACCTGCTCAAGGGGATGAAGATCCTGGACAAGACGACCCGTCCGGCGGGCGCGCCGGCGCAGACCTCGGCGCGCTGA
- a CDS encoding peptidoglycan DD-metalloendopeptidase family protein yields the protein MRASRSAPALLFLVLALALPATGQQKKDGADLNEKERALQQAQKRLKEERTKAAEARKREAGILSELETIDRRLNDKRKQVALLDGRIRRTQAEMGDLQRDITRLENMRSGQEDAMAQRLRAMYRMQVQGGALPVLLSGDDPVAQAVRLRHLTTLATVDARMIREYRVTSEGLADRKGRLEARRGEMSALRTEAEGERAEADREAAKRRALLARVRNERVYHDRMVGELSEATRRLEAFIRNLQEKRRVAKVPPPSSKPPKAMPGEVTPGVGLGAMRGRLEWPAPGRVVEEYGTRVNPRFGTKTFRNGIDIDAAEGAGVHVVFPGHVLYTGWFRGYGNLIIVDHGSEYYTLYAHVADMKVAEGDDVRQGQVIGTVGDTGSLQGPRLYFEVRYQGKPQDPAQWLRPRG from the coding sequence ATGCGCGCCTCCCGGTCCGCGCCGGCGCTCCTGTTTCTCGTGCTGGCTCTCGCGTTGCCTGCGACGGGACAGCAGAAGAAGGACGGCGCGGACCTCAACGAGAAGGAGCGCGCGCTCCAGCAGGCGCAGAAGCGCCTCAAGGAGGAGCGCACCAAGGCTGCGGAGGCGCGCAAGCGCGAAGCCGGCATCCTCTCAGAGCTCGAGACGATCGACCGGCGGCTGAACGACAAGCGCAAGCAGGTCGCGCTGCTCGACGGGCGGATCAGGCGCACCCAGGCCGAGATGGGCGATCTCCAGCGCGATATCACCCGCCTCGAGAACATGCGCTCGGGACAGGAAGACGCCATGGCGCAGCGCCTGCGCGCGATGTACCGGATGCAGGTCCAGGGTGGGGCGCTGCCCGTCCTCCTCTCGGGCGACGACCCGGTCGCCCAAGCCGTGCGCCTTCGTCACCTGACCACGCTCGCGACGGTGGACGCCCGGATGATTCGAGAGTATCGTGTAACTTCCGAGGGTTTGGCGGACAGGAAGGGCAGGCTGGAGGCCCGCCGCGGGGAGATGTCGGCCCTCCGGACCGAGGCGGAGGGCGAGCGGGCCGAGGCGGACCGCGAGGCGGCCAAGCGGCGGGCCCTCCTCGCGCGGGTCAGGAACGAGCGGGTCTACCACGACCGGATGGTCGGGGAGCTTAGCGAGGCCACGCGGCGCCTGGAAGCCTTCATCCGGAACCTCCAGGAGAAGCGGCGGGTCGCGAAGGTCCCGCCGCCCTCTTCGAAGCCGCCGAAGGCGATGCCCGGTGAGGTCACGCCGGGAGTGGGGCTGGGGGCGATGCGCGGGCGGCTGGAGTGGCCCGCGCCGGGGCGGGTTGTCGAGGAGTACGGCACGCGCGTCAACCCGCGTTTCGGGACGAAGACGTTCCGAAACGGGATCGACATCGACGCCGCCGAGGGGGCGGGCGTCCACGTCGTCTTCCCGGGCCACGTGCTCTACACGGGCTGGTTCCGGGGGTACGGGAACCTGATCATCGTGGACCACGGCAGCGAGTACTACACGCTCTACGCTCACGTCGCCGACATGAAGGTGGCCGAGGGGGACGACGTCAGACAGGGACAGGTGATCGGCACGGTCGGGGACACGGGCTCACTCCAGGGGCCGCGCCTCTATTTCGAGGTGCGCTACCAGGGAAAGCCCCAGGACCCCGCTCAATGGCTCAGGCCCCGAGGGTAG
- a CDS encoding permease-like cell division protein FtsX, translating into MLSFIVSEALVDLRRAGRVGVSAILLITLSLTALGGFWLLSLNLGRAVGQWRDRVRVVVFLREEPSTAALADLTRRVEALDGVQRVRYVGKAEALRSLRQSLGSQAGVVDHLPRNPLPASLEVTPAEGSTTPEATRALAGRLAAFPEAEEVQGGAEWVEGLARWQRLFQIVGLAVGAVLALAAILTVTTATTLVLHARRAETEIMRLVGASESVIRLPQLLQGMVQGLLGAVVALALLEAAYAVGAPRLEPLLQLTLGLARAAFLSLLQILFLIAGGALLGALGGLLARGRVTV; encoded by the coding sequence ATGCTGAGCTTCATCGTCAGCGAGGCCCTCGTGGACCTCCGGCGCGCGGGCCGGGTCGGCGTCAGCGCCATCCTGCTCATCACCCTCTCGCTGACGGCGCTGGGCGGCTTCTGGCTGCTGTCCTTGAACCTCGGGCGGGCCGTCGGGCAGTGGCGCGACCGCGTCAGGGTGGTGGTCTTTCTTCGGGAAGAGCCGTCGACCGCCGCGCTCGCCGACCTTACCCGTCGCGTCGAAGCGCTCGACGGCGTCCAGCGCGTGCGCTACGTCGGGAAGGCCGAGGCGCTCCGCTCGCTGCGCCAGTCGCTCGGCTCCCAGGCCGGCGTCGTCGATCACCTGCCGCGCAACCCGCTGCCGGCCTCGCTCGAGGTGACGCCGGCCGAAGGCTCCACGACTCCTGAGGCTACTCGCGCGCTCGCCGGTCGGCTCGCCGCCTTCCCCGAGGCCGAGGAAGTCCAGGGCGGCGCGGAATGGGTCGAGGGCCTCGCCCGCTGGCAGCGTCTCTTCCAGATCGTAGGCCTCGCCGTGGGAGCCGTGCTGGCGCTGGCCGCCATCCTGACGGTGACGACCGCGACCACGCTGGTCCTGCACGCCCGCCGCGCGGAGACGGAGATCATGCGGCTCGTCGGCGCGAGCGAATCCGTCATCCGGCTCCCGCAGCTCCTGCAGGGCATGGTCCAGGGGCTGCTCGGCGCCGTCGTCGCGCTGGCTCTGCTCGAGGCGGCCTATGCCGTCGGGGCGCCACGGCTCGAGCCGCTGCTGCAGCTGACCTTGGGCCTGGCCCGCGCGGCCTTTCTCTCGCTGCTGCAGATCCTGTTCCTGATCGCGGGCGGCGCCCTCCTGGGCGCGCTGGGCGGCCTCTTGGCCCGCGGCCGGGTGACGGTGTGA
- a CDS encoding ATP-binding cassette domain-containing protein: MIRLHRVCKVFESGPMKLPALSDISFAVEKGEFVVLSGASGAGKTTLLRLLYADEQVSDGEIEVAGFDLTALRRREVPLLRRSLGIVFQDAKLLSGRTVFENIAFVLRVLGTARRDITPRAFQALKAVGLSSRAQAYPAQLSQGEAQRAALARAIVKSPALLLADEPTGNLDEAMAGEILDLIKDISSRGTTVLFATHQARLAAQLKRRTLRLEGGVLVKDEG; encoded by the coding sequence ATGATACGGCTCCACCGTGTCTGCAAGGTCTTCGAAAGCGGGCCGATGAAGCTGCCGGCCCTCAGCGACATCTCGTTCGCCGTCGAGAAGGGCGAGTTCGTCGTCCTCTCGGGCGCCAGCGGGGCCGGCAAGACGACGCTCCTTCGCCTCCTCTACGCCGACGAGCAGGTCTCGGACGGCGAGATCGAGGTCGCCGGCTTCGACCTCACGGCGCTGCGCCGCCGGGAAGTCCCGCTCCTCCGGCGCTCGCTCGGCATCGTCTTCCAGGACGCCAAGCTCCTCTCGGGCCGCACCGTCTTCGAGAACATCGCCTTCGTCCTGCGCGTCCTGGGCACCGCGCGCCGCGACATCACGCCACGGGCCTTCCAGGCGCTCAAGGCCGTCGGCCTGTCCTCGCGAGCCCAGGCCTATCCGGCCCAGCTCTCCCAGGGCGAGGCCCAGCGGGCCGCCCTTGCGCGGGCGATCGTGAAGTCCCCGGCGCTCCTGCTGGCCGACGAGCCCACGGGCAACCTGGACGAGGCGATGGCGGGCGAGATCCTCGACCTGATCAAGGACATCTCGAGCCGCGGCACCACGGTGCTGTTCGCGACTCACCAGGCGCGATTGGCCGCTCAGCTCAAGCGCCGGACCCTGAGGCTCGAAGGCGGCGTCTTGGTCAAGGACGAGGGATGA
- the gatB gene encoding Asp-tRNA(Asn)/Glu-tRNA(Gln) amidotransferase subunit GatB — MSGAYDVVIGLEVHAQLLTRSKMFCGCSTVFGAPPNTQTCPVCQGMPGTLPVINRRAVEFGIKTSLAIDCIVNADNRFARKHYYYPDMPKNYQITQYEEPLAEHGHLDIEVDGAARRIGIERLHLEEDVGKLIHEGSLETAQSSRVDFNRAGVPLMEIVSKPDIRTSEEAGAYLRRLRAIVVYLGVCDGNMEEGSMRCDANISLKRAGATPLGTKVEVKNMNSFRNVQHALEYEIKRQGRALDAGERIVPETRLWDPDKGQTVSMRSKEFAHDYRFFPEPDLPPLNVEARWIEAVRATLPELPAARRVRFMRAHALTAYDADLLTGSRALADYFEAAVAQCGKPKAVANWILNELLRELPGDDERAVAACAISPGNLAGLITLIEDGTISGKIAKDVFEKMYRSGEDARTIVSREGLTQVADAGALGAVVDGVLAEHAKVALDYKAGKKAALGFLVGQVMKATAGKASPGVVNSLLAEKLSKL, encoded by the coding sequence ATGAGCGGGGCGTACGACGTCGTCATCGGCCTCGAGGTCCACGCGCAGCTCCTGACGCGGAGTAAGATGTTCTGCGGCTGCTCGACGGTCTTCGGCGCGCCGCCCAATACCCAGACCTGCCCCGTCTGCCAGGGCATGCCGGGGACGCTGCCGGTCATCAACCGGCGGGCGGTCGAGTTCGGGATCAAGACCTCGCTGGCGATCGACTGCATCGTGAACGCGGACAACCGCTTCGCGCGCAAGCACTACTACTACCCGGACATGCCGAAGAACTACCAGATCACCCAGTACGAGGAGCCGCTGGCGGAACACGGCCATCTCGACATCGAGGTGGACGGCGCCGCGCGCCGGATCGGCATCGAGCGCCTCCACCTCGAGGAGGACGTCGGCAAGCTCATCCACGAGGGCAGCCTCGAGACGGCGCAGTCGAGCCGGGTGGACTTCAACCGCGCCGGTGTGCCGCTCATGGAGATCGTCTCCAAGCCGGACATCCGCACCTCCGAGGAGGCGGGCGCCTACCTGCGGCGGCTCCGGGCCATCGTCGTCTACCTGGGTGTCTGCGACGGCAACATGGAAGAAGGGTCCATGCGCTGCGACGCCAACATCTCGCTGAAGCGGGCCGGGGCGACCCCGCTCGGGACCAAGGTTGAGGTCAAGAACATGAACTCCTTCCGGAACGTCCAGCACGCTCTCGAGTACGAGATCAAGCGGCAGGGCCGCGCGCTCGACGCCGGGGAGCGGATCGTGCCGGAGACGCGCCTCTGGGACCCCGACAAGGGGCAGACGGTCTCCATGCGCTCGAAGGAGTTCGCCCACGACTACCGCTTCTTCCCCGAGCCCGACCTTCCGCCTCTCAACGTCGAGGCGCGCTGGATCGAGGCCGTGCGCGCCACGCTGCCCGAGCTGCCGGCCGCCCGTCGCGTGCGCTTCATGCGGGCCCACGCGCTCACCGCCTACGACGCAGACCTTCTGACCGGGAGCCGCGCGCTGGCCGACTACTTCGAGGCCGCCGTCGCCCAATGCGGCAAGCCGAAGGCCGTTGCCAACTGGATCCTCAACGAGCTGCTTCGCGAGCTGCCCGGCGACGACGAGCGCGCGGTCGCGGCCTGCGCCATTTCGCCCGGTAATCTCGCGGGCCTCATCACGCTCATCGAGGACGGGACCATCAGCGGCAAGATCGCCAAGGACGTCTTCGAGAAGATGTACCGCTCGGGTGAGGATGCGCGGACTATCGTCAGCCGCGAGGGCCTGACCCAGGTCGCCGACGCGGGCGCGCTCGGCGCCGTCGTGGACGGGGTCCTGGCCGAGCACGCCAAGGTCGCCCTAGACTACAAGGCCGGCAAGAAGGCCGCCTTGGGTTTCCTCGTCGGGCAGGTCATGAAGGCGACGGCGGGCAAGGCAAGCCCCGGTGTCGTAAACTCCCTCCTGGCCGAAAAACTATCGAAACTCTGA
- the gatA gene encoding Asp-tRNA(Asn)/Glu-tRNA(Gln) amidotransferase subunit GatA, with product MLTDLTIHELGARFRRGDATPTQAAREYLARIAALDPTVKAYLTVTGDAALARAAEADARFKSGAPLGPLDGVPLGVKDVFCTRGVRTTCGSKILEGFVPPYDATVVARLLGAGAVILGKLNMDEFAMGSSTENSAYFTTRNPWDLSRVPGGSSGGSAAAVAADLAAATLGTDTGGSIRQPAAFCGNVGLKPTYGRVSRFGLVAFASSLDQVGPFAKDVLDAALMLQAIAGHDPLDSTSAAIPVPDYAAELGLGVQGLKVGIPAEYFIEGLDAEVEAAVRAAIETLKGLGAKTESISLPHTEYGLAAYYLIAPAECSSNLARYDGVKYGLRVPGARDLIDMYSRTRGVGFGAEVKRRVMLGTYALSAGYYDAYYGKAQKVRTLVQRDFQKAFERVDVIVAPTTPSVAFKIGEKEDPLSMYLNDVFTIPVNLAGLPGLSVPAGFTKAGLPIGLQVIGKAFDEAMLLRTARAYEAATTWRERKPELAA from the coding sequence ATGCTGACCGACCTCACGATCCACGAATTGGGCGCGCGCTTCCGGCGGGGAGACGCGACGCCTACGCAGGCCGCGCGGGAGTATCTCGCGCGCATCGCGGCGCTCGATCCCACGGTGAAGGCGTACCTGACCGTCACGGGCGATGCCGCGCTCGCCAGGGCGGCGGAGGCGGACGCGCGCTTCAAGTCCGGCGCGCCCCTCGGCCCGCTCGATGGCGTCCCGCTCGGCGTCAAGGACGTGTTCTGCACGCGGGGCGTGCGGACCACCTGCGGCTCGAAGATCCTCGAGGGATTCGTGCCGCCCTACGATGCGACGGTCGTCGCCAGGCTCCTCGGAGCCGGCGCGGTCATCCTGGGCAAGCTCAACATGGACGAGTTCGCCATGGGCTCCTCCACGGAGAACTCGGCCTATTTCACGACGCGCAACCCGTGGGATCTCTCGCGGGTGCCCGGCGGGTCTTCCGGAGGCTCGGCGGCCGCCGTGGCCGCCGACCTCGCGGCGGCGACGCTCGGCACCGACACGGGCGGCTCCATCCGCCAGCCCGCGGCCTTCTGCGGCAACGTCGGCCTCAAGCCGACCTACGGGCGCGTCTCGCGCTTCGGCCTCGTCGCCTTCGCGTCGTCCCTCGACCAGGTCGGCCCGTTCGCCAAGGACGTCCTGGACGCCGCGCTGATGCTCCAGGCGATAGCGGGCCACGACCCCCTGGACTCGACCTCGGCCGCGATCCCGGTGCCGGACTACGCGGCGGAGCTCGGGCTGGGTGTCCAGGGCCTGAAGGTCGGGATTCCCGCGGAGTATTTCATCGAGGGACTGGACGCGGAAGTCGAAGCGGCGGTGCGGGCGGCCATCGAGACGTTGAAGGGCCTTGGGGCGAAGACCGAGAGCATCTCGCTGCCGCATACCGAGTACGGCCTCGCCGCGTACTACCTGATCGCGCCGGCCGAGTGCTCCTCCAACCTCGCGCGCTACGACGGGGTCAAGTACGGCCTGCGCGTCCCCGGCGCGCGCGATCTCATCGACATGTACAGCCGGACGCGCGGGGTGGGGTTCGGCGCCGAGGTCAAGCGGCGCGTCATGCTCGGCACGTACGCGCTCTCCGCCGGCTACTACGACGCCTACTACGGCAAGGCGCAGAAGGTGCGCACGCTCGTCCAGCGCGATTTCCAGAAAGCCTTCGAGCGCGTGGACGTGATCGTGGCCCCGACCACGCCGAGCGTCGCGTTCAAGATCGGCGAGAAGGAAGACCCGCTCTCCATGTACCTCAACGACGTGTTCACCATTCCCGTCAACCTCGCGGGGCTGCCGGGGCTGTCCGTGCCGGCGGGCTTCACGAAGGCGGGGCTGCCGATCGGGCTCCAGGTCATCGGCAAGGCCTTCGACGAGGCGATGCTGCTGCGCACGGCCAGGGCGTACGAGGCGGCCACCACGTGGCGGGAGAGAAAGCCGGAGCTCGCCGCATGA
- the gatC gene encoding Asp-tRNA(Asn)/Glu-tRNA(Gln) amidotransferase subunit GatC yields the protein MAEPKITMKEVDHVARLARLALSAAEKERMRRELDGILSYIDKLRALRTEGVPPTSHAVPMTNVMREDVPAPSLPQAEMLANAPDRSGEFFRVPRIIEESIEE from the coding sequence ATGGCCGAGCCGAAGATCACGATGAAGGAAGTGGACCACGTGGCCCGTTTGGCGCGCCTGGCGCTCTCGGCGGCCGAGAAGGAGCGCATGCGCCGCGAGCTCGACGGCATCCTGTCCTATATCGACAAGCTCCGGGCGCTCCGCACCGAGGGCGTGCCGCCGACCTCCCACGCCGTGCCCATGACCAACGTGATGCGCGAGGACGTGCCCGCGCCGTCGCTGCCGCAGGCCGAGATGCTGGCGAACGCGCCCGACCGGAGCGGCGAGTTCTTCCGCGTGCCCCGAATCATCGAAGAGTCCATCGAAGAGTAA
- a CDS encoding 3'-5' exonuclease, with product MLRSAVAPETVLASLNPAQQQAVQATKGPVLVLAGAGSGKTRVIAHRIAWLLGVEGVHPRHVLAVTFTNRAAGEMRRRVEDLVLPAGIRPPLIATFHSTCVRILRERATLVGLTPSFVIYDEEDRLTLVKEAMRELDMDERQQTPASIVHRISHAKNQMLSVEEAERLARTPREERIATLYRRYEEKLRAAGGADFDDLLLLVVRLFETSREALAWYRALWTHVLVDEYQDTNRAQYRIIQLLTQEHRNLCVVGDPDQSVYRWRGADLRNILDFEKDFPDCLVVPLEQNYRSTKRILDIASAVIANNRARRDKRLWTENDEGERAQVYRAWDENEEAGWVAQTVRSLHGQGLDYDDVALFYRTNAQSRVLEDALRRASIPYVIVGGVRFYERREIKDVIAYLRLAVNPADNVAFRRAVAAPSRGIGKATLDRLSEAARGRGIPLLAACAALPADVTPKARRALEDFARLLARLAERRATMTVPALIDLVAGSSGYRDALKAQRTAEADARLENIEELVAASEEFVVAQEAAGAEGAPLEAFLDSIALVADVDSLDDTDEGVTLMTLHSAKGLEFPAVFLTGLEEGVFPHSRSMNDAEELEEERRLFYVGVTRAEQRLWLSYALHRRIQGYGAGEPSRFLLEVPEAQLVLLNASRPSPTVPRAAAASLPAVVEDPDLPFRVGAKLRHARWGEGLLVGIQREGSDVIATVHFASVGRKRLSLQYAHLEEI from the coding sequence ATGCTGCGGTCCGCCGTCGCCCCGGAGACAGTTCTCGCCTCGCTCAATCCCGCCCAGCAGCAGGCCGTCCAGGCGACCAAGGGCCCGGTGCTGGTGCTGGCCGGCGCCGGAAGCGGCAAGACGCGCGTCATCGCCCACCGGATCGCGTGGCTCCTCGGCGTCGAGGGCGTCCATCCGCGCCACGTGCTTGCCGTGACCTTCACCAACAGGGCCGCGGGAGAGATGCGGCGCCGGGTCGAGGACCTCGTCCTGCCGGCCGGGATCCGCCCGCCGCTCATCGCCACGTTCCACTCGACCTGCGTGCGCATCCTGCGCGAGCGCGCGACGCTGGTCGGGCTTACGCCGTCCTTCGTCATCTACGACGAGGAGGATCGGCTCACGCTGGTCAAGGAGGCCATGCGCGAGCTCGACATGGACGAGCGGCAGCAGACGCCCGCCTCCATCGTCCACCGCATCAGCCACGCCAAGAACCAGATGCTGTCCGTGGAAGAAGCCGAGCGCCTCGCCCGTACGCCCCGCGAGGAGCGCATCGCGACGCTCTACCGGAGATACGAAGAGAAGCTGCGGGCGGCGGGCGGCGCCGACTTCGACGACCTCCTGCTCCTGGTCGTGCGGCTCTTCGAGACGTCCCGCGAGGCGCTCGCCTGGTACCGCGCGCTCTGGACCCACGTGCTGGTGGACGAGTACCAGGACACCAACCGCGCCCAGTACCGCATCATCCAGCTCCTGACCCAGGAGCACAGGAACCTCTGCGTCGTCGGCGACCCCGACCAGTCCGTGTACCGCTGGCGCGGGGCCGACCTGCGCAACATCCTCGACTTCGAGAAGGACTTCCCCGACTGCCTCGTGGTGCCGCTCGAGCAGAACTACCGCTCGACCAAGCGCATCCTCGACATCGCCTCGGCGGTCATCGCGAACAACCGCGCGCGCCGGGACAAGCGCCTCTGGACGGAGAACGACGAAGGCGAGCGGGCGCAGGTCTACCGCGCCTGGGACGAGAACGAGGAGGCGGGCTGGGTGGCGCAGACGGTCCGGTCCCTGCACGGCCAGGGCCTGGACTACGACGACGTGGCGTTGTTCTACCGGACCAACGCCCAGTCGCGCGTGCTCGAAGACGCGCTCCGGCGCGCGAGCATTCCCTACGTCATCGTGGGCGGCGTTCGCTTCTACGAGCGGCGCGAGATCAAGGACGTGATCGCCTACCTGCGTCTCGCGGTCAACCCGGCGGACAACGTCGCCTTCCGCCGAGCCGTCGCGGCGCCCAGCCGCGGCATCGGCAAGGCCACGCTCGACCGCCTGTCCGAGGCCGCGCGGGGGCGCGGGATCCCGCTCTTGGCGGCCTGCGCGGCGCTACCCGCCGACGTGACGCCCAAGGCGCGCCGCGCCCTCGAAGACTTTGCGCGGCTCCTTGCCCGCCTGGCCGAGCGGCGGGCGACCATGACCGTGCCGGCGCTCATCGACCTAGTGGCGGGCAGCTCCGGCTACCGCGATGCCCTCAAGGCGCAGCGGACGGCCGAGGCCGACGCGCGGCTCGAGAACATCGAAGAGTTGGTGGCGGCCTCCGAGGAGTTCGTCGTCGCCCAGGAGGCGGCGGGCGCCGAGGGCGCGCCGCTCGAAGCCTTCCTCGACTCGATCGCTCTCGTGGCTGACGTGGATTCCCTCGACGACACGGACGAAGGCGTCACGCTCATGACGCTTCACTCGGCCAAGGGGCTCGAGTTCCCAGCGGTCTTCCTCACCGGGTTGGAGGAGGGCGTCTTCCCGCACTCGCGCTCCATGAACGACGCCGAGGAGCTCGAGGAGGAGCGCCGGCTCTTCTACGTCGGCGTCACGCGGGCGGAACAGCGGCTGTGGCTCTCCTACGCCCTCCACAGGCGCATCCAGGGCTATGGCGCGGGGGAGCCATCGCGTTTTCTGTTGGAAGTTCCGGAGGCGCAGCTCGTGCTACTCAACGCGTCGCGGCCCTCGCCTACCGTGCCGCGCGCGGCGGCGGCAAGCCTGCCGGCGGTGGTGGAGGACCCCGACCTGCCATTCCGCGTCGGCGCGAAGCTCCGCCACGCGCGCTGGGGCGAGGGGCTCCTGGTCGGCATCCAGAGAGAAGGCAGCGACGTCATCGCCACCGTCCACTTCGCCAGCGTCGGCCGCAAGCGCCTCTCCCTCCAATACGCGCACTTGGAGGAGATCTAG